The following DNA comes from Corynebacterium urogenitale.
CAGGTGATTGCGACCGGATCGCTTTGGGTCGAACCAGTGAGCGTCGAGCACGCTGCCAGCAATGGCAGACTTCATTGCCATCTGAGCGAAGGAGCCGGAGTATGCCTCCCCGCTAGCCAGCGTGCCGCTAAAGTTGACGTGACCACTGGTGGGCGCATCGAGGCCGAGCATGCAGCGCATGGTGGTGGACTTGCCGGAGCCGTTTGGGCCGAGGAAACCGGTGACCTGACCATCCGGCACATGGAAACTGAGATTCTGGACGGCTGTTTTCTTGCCGTACCGCTTGCTGAGGTTTTCGACTGTGATCATGTCTTCAATATTCGTTCGGCGCACAGTGATCCACATCGGTCCCCAGTACCATTTCTGCTATCGCGTATTTCTCATCCCGAGGTATGACTCGCGTCGTAGCAGCTCAGGGAGTTCCCCTACAGACTCCTACCTCCCTCTCCGGGTGAATCATGAAGGGTGCGGCTATCCTGAGTCACCTGCGAGGAGCGTTTGCTGGTCAACCAGGCCGTTCTTGAAAGCGAAGAGCACCGCATGGACGCGGTCGCGGGAATCCGTTTTCAGGAGGACACGCCCCACGTGTGTCTTCACGGTGGGCAGAGAAATGTAGAGCTCCTCCGCGATCTCCTGGTTACTATACCCGCGCGCCATGAGTACGAGGATCTCCTTTTCCCGCGGAGTCAGAGGATCGGGCAGCCCCAGGTCAGAGTTGGGGTCAGGCAGAGAAATGGAGTCTGCCGTATGTACGGCACCCGCAGCACCTCGAACTGAGGTCCCCTGCTGTGCCTCCGAGCGTCCGTCGAGATGGCCTTTGTCGCGCACCTGTCGAAGGAGACGAGCCGTTGCCTTCGGGCTGATCACGCCCACCGATTCACCCACCGTTCGCACGGCGCTGATGAGTTCCTCCGGATCGGCGTCCTTCAGCAAGAATCCACTGGCACCAGCCTCGACGGACTTAAGGACATAGTTGTCCGTATCGAACGTCGTGAGCATCACGATTCTCGTGACTTCCCCCGCCGGCCCTACCGGCGCCAGCTCCACCAACTGCTCCGTCGCTGAAATGCCATCCAACACGGGCATCTGCACATCCATGAGGATCACATCAACGGGCTGTGCTTGCCCCAGCTCGCACGCTTCCTTGCCGTTCTCGGCATGCCACCGCACCTCGATATCGTCCTGCGAATCGAGCACCAGGCCGAACCCTGCCCGCACCAGTTGTTGATCATCGACGAGTCCGACGGTTGTGGTCATGCTCCTGTCAGTCACCGCATCGCTCATGGTTGCCACTCTATTAGCCTCACGACAGTAACTATGAAGTAACTCGGACTTTGCCTGCCACGAGTAATGTGCTTGGCGCTTGCTCCCCTCCCAGCGGATACTCGCCCAGTAGCGTTACTTTCCCAGTGGCAAAGTCGCCGTCACATTCCAGCCGCCAGCGTAAATCAGCGATGGCCCCCACGACGCTGAACCTCCGTGCACGCGCACGCGCTCAGCAATACCTGTCAGACCACGGCCCGTACCTTCCACTCGCTCCTCACCCGGCCGGTTGTCCACGGACACGCGTACCGAGCCCTTCTCCCACTCGATGGCCAGCGAAACCTCAACGGCACCAGCGTGTTTCATCACATTCGTCAGTGACTCCTGAACCACACGGTAGACAGTGAGGTCACGCACCTCGTCCAGCGGCTTGGGCTCACCCACCACCTTGTAGTTCACGGTGAGTCCGTTGCGCTTGGCGTCGTGCACAAGGTCCGGAATTCCCTCCACGCCGGGGGCGACAGAAACATCGCGCTCATCCGCGCTGCCGTCGTGAAGGACGGACAGGAGAGAACGCATCTGGGCAAGCGCGTCACGACCACGTTCGGCAATGGTATCCAAGGCCTCGATCGCCTTGTCCGGATCCTTCTTACCGGCATACCGACCACCATCTGCTTGCGCGATCACGACCGTGAGGGAATGCGCCACGATATCGTGCATTTCACGGGCAATGCGGTTGCGTTCGGAGACCGTCGCCAACTCCGCGCGCGCAGCTAGTGTCTCGATCCGCTCATTTTGCCGAGCTGTCTGTCGCCCAATGAGACCCGCAAGCGAAATACTCACCACGACGAGCATGCCGACAACAGCCATGACCGACATGACCTCTCGCGGATCATTACTAACCTGTCCGTAGAATCTCTCCAGCCACAACGACCAACCGAGAGCTGCAAAAGACCCGACGAGGAGAGCCCCTAGCCAGCATTTCGTGTAACGACGAGTGAAGGCGACGATGTACCAGGCCTCGTAACAAACAATCAGATAGCACAGAACGTAGGCGTACTTGGCGGAAGCACCAATGCACGCCAGGCCGAAAGCCGTACACAAGAGGCCCAGACCAGGTTTCCAGCGCTGCAGCAATAACCCACAGAAAGCAAAAAAGAGCCCCGGGAAGAACAGAGCATCGAGCCATGTCTGCCCCACCCATTCCGCATAACTGGAAGCAACCGAAAGGCCGAGGAAAACGAACAGCACAACCTGAATGACGAACTGCACCCAGAGGTTGGAGTCCCGCCACCAAGTGCCCGTAGTGGCTTGCGGAAAGATCTTCGACATAGCAACACAGCTTATGGGTTAGCGCCGCCTGGTGCGTCCACCTCCAGTATGATTAGCCCCCATGGCTGATGTTAACTTCGACCACGTGTACATCCAGTACCCAGGTGCCGACCGCCCCACGGTGAAGGATCTCAACCTGCACATTGCGGACGGTGAATTCCTCGTCTTGGTTGGCCCCTCGGGTTGCGGAAAATCCACAACCTTGCGCGCGCTGGCGGGTTTGGAGGACACTACCGGCGGCCAGATCTCCATTGGTGGTCAAGACGTCACCGGCACGGAGCCGAAGGAACGCGATATTGCGATGGTCTTTCAGGACTATGCGCTCTACCCGCATATGACCGTGGCGGAAAACATGGGCTTTGCGCTCAAGGTCGCGAAGACTCCAAAGGATGAGATCGACACGCGAGTCAACAAGGCTGCGGAGACTCTCGGCCTGACAGAATTCCTCGAGCGCAAGCCGAAGGATCTCTCCGGCGGTCAGCGCCAGCGCGTAGCCATGGGCCGAGCAATCGTCCGTGAGCCACAGGTCTTCCTCATGGATGAGCCTCTATCCAACTTGGATGCGAAGTTGCGTGTGCAGACCCGCGCGCAGATCGTGAAGTTGCAGTCCAACTTGGGCGTGACCACCGTGTACGTGACCCACGACCAGGTCGAAGCGATGACCATGGGCGACCGCGTGGCAGTGCTCAACCATGGCGAGTTGCAGCAAGTTGACGACCCTAAGGTTCTTTACGACCGCCCGGTGAATGCTTTCGTCGCAGGGTTCATTGGTTCCCCTTCGATGAACCTGCTCAAGATCCATGGTGGGCTGGACGGCTGGAACTTCAGAGTTCCCGAGAGCCACGGTGATAAAGATGTGATCCTCGGCGTACGACCTGAGGGCTTGACCATTGTTCACGAAGCAGCTTCTGAGCAGGCGGACTCGGTAGCGGGCGCGGGTGTGCGCGGCACCGTGGATATGGTCGAAGAACTCGGCGCGGACTCCTATGTCTATGTTAATACAGAGTTTGGTCAGTTGATTGCGCGCGGTGGTGCTTCCCGCTCTACTCCTCAGATCGGTTCGGCCGTGCGCGTTCATCTCCATAACGACGCCACGCTTCACTTCTTCGATGCGGAAACCGAACGCCGAATTGATGGCTAACCAGCAGATTTCCTGCCACTGTGCCCCGAATGCGGGGTAAGCGATCACAACTCGAACCCCCGCACACTTGGGATAGCGGGGGTATTCAGCCACGAAACAGTTGAGCCATAACGTGGGTGCTGGGGCGAAACGTAGCTAACATTATCCGTTAACAAGCGTCTAACAAGAGGATGAAAGAGGCTCAACGTATGGCTCTTCAGCACAAGAAGCTCTTCGCAGTCCTGGCTGTCTCCGGCCTGACCTTGGCTGCCTGCTCCGACTCCGGTGACGGTGGCAATGGCGGCGACGTCACCAACACGGATGGCCGCGGCGAAATCACCTTCGCGATGGGTAAGAACGATACGGGCAAGTTGCGCCCGATCATCGACAAGTGGAACGAAAAACACCCGGACGAGAAGGTCAACCTGCAGGAGCTCGCTGGCGAGGCCGATGCCCAGCGCGACACTCTTGTGCAATCCCTCCAGGCCGGTTCCTCCGACATTGACGTGATGGCGCTGGACGTTGTCTGGACCGCGCAGTTCGCTGCCAATGGCTGGCTCGCACCTCTCGAGGGTGACCTGTCGGTGGAGACCGACGGCCTACTGCCGGCAACCGTGGAGTCCGCCACCTACAACGACAAGCTCTACGCTCTACCGCAGAATACGAATGCCCAACTGCTCTTCCGGAACACGGAGCTTGTTAAGGACGCCCCTGAGAACTGGGATGACCTCGTCAAGGCCTGCGAAGCCGTGAAGAATCAGGACTGCTTGACCATGACGCTAAAGCAGTACGAGGGCCTGACTGTGTCCACCGCTGCCTTCATGGACGGCTGGGGTGGCGGCATCCTGGACGACCAGGGCAACCCGACCGTGACCTCTGACGAGTCCCGCGAGGGCCTGCAGGCGCTCGTGGATGCCTACAAGGATGGCACCATCTCCAAGTCCTCTACCGGTGCAACGGAGGAGGAGACTAACCTCGCATTCGTCGGTGGCAACACCGCCATG
Coding sequences within:
- a CDS encoding ABC transporter ATP-binding protein, with product MADVNFDHVYIQYPGADRPTVKDLNLHIADGEFLVLVGPSGCGKSTTLRALAGLEDTTGGQISIGGQDVTGTEPKERDIAMVFQDYALYPHMTVAENMGFALKVAKTPKDEIDTRVNKAAETLGLTEFLERKPKDLSGGQRQRVAMGRAIVREPQVFLMDEPLSNLDAKLRVQTRAQIVKLQSNLGVTTVYVTHDQVEAMTMGDRVAVLNHGELQQVDDPKVLYDRPVNAFVAGFIGSPSMNLLKIHGGLDGWNFRVPESHGDKDVILGVRPEGLTIVHEAASEQADSVAGAGVRGTVDMVEELGADSYVYVNTEFGQLIARGGASRSTPQIGSAVRVHLHNDATLHFFDAETERRIDG
- a CDS encoding ABC transporter substrate-binding protein; this encodes MALQHKKLFAVLAVSGLTLAACSDSGDGGNGGDVTNTDGRGEITFAMGKNDTGKLRPIIDKWNEKHPDEKVNLQELAGEADAQRDTLVQSLQAGSSDIDVMALDVVWTAQFAANGWLAPLEGDLSVETDGLLPATVESATYNDKLYALPQNTNAQLLFRNTELVKDAPENWDDLVKACEAVKNQDCLTMTLKQYEGLTVSTAAFMDGWGGGILDDQGNPTVTSDESREGLQALVDAYKDGTISKSSTGATEEETNLAFVGGNTAMAVNWPYMYDNAVAEDSAIKDKVEVSPLVGKDGVGVSTLGGYNNGININSKNKATALDFIQFIISEENQKSFAEQSFPPVLASIYDDAQLQEQFPYLEALKKSLENAKPRPASPQYDSLSKAVMDNSTAALTGDTSVEDATTEMEKAIQNTQG
- a CDS encoding sensor histidine kinase encodes the protein MSKIFPQATTGTWWRDSNLWVQFVIQVVLFVFLGLSVASSYAEWVGQTWLDALFFPGLFFAFCGLLLQRWKPGLGLLCTAFGLACIGASAKYAYVLCYLIVCYEAWYIVAFTRRYTKCWLGALLVGSFAALGWSLWLERFYGQVSNDPREVMSVMAVVGMLVVVSISLAGLIGRQTARQNERIETLAARAELATVSERNRIAREMHDIVAHSLTVVIAQADGGRYAGKKDPDKAIEALDTIAERGRDALAQMRSLLSVLHDGSADERDVSVAPGVEGIPDLVHDAKRNGLTVNYKVVGEPKPLDEVRDLTVYRVVQESLTNVMKHAGAVEVSLAIEWEKGSVRVSVDNRPGEERVEGTGRGLTGIAERVRVHGGSASWGPSLIYAGGWNVTATLPLGK
- a CDS encoding response regulator transcription factor, encoding MSDAVTDRSMTTTVGLVDDQQLVRAGFGLVLDSQDDIEVRWHAENGKEACELGQAQPVDVILMDVQMPVLDGISATEQLVELAPVGPAGEVTRIVMLTTFDTDNYVLKSVEAGASGFLLKDADPEELISAVRTVGESVGVISPKATARLLRQVRDKGHLDGRSEAQQGTSVRGAAGAVHTADSISLPDPNSDLGLPDPLTPREKEILVLMARGYSNQEIAEELYISLPTVKTHVGRVLLKTDSRDRVHAVLFAFKNGLVDQQTLLAGDSG